A stretch of the Lolium perenne isolate Kyuss_39 chromosome 3, Kyuss_2.0, whole genome shotgun sequence genome encodes the following:
- the LOC127340895 gene encoding uncharacterized protein, with the protein MSHASGITLAGGKWSWSWQAGVQMAGGSGQFDSNVAAGMKNYGGNCGRDSSFCGCTLLGPSASGIPTIHGCSAWRCCVVSQLGKGGSCTEEDVTGRLLALVCAWGPWHGQEALLRWWRRLPVCHTYCLGG; encoded by the exons ATGTCTCACGCATCCGGCATAACCCTAG CAGGTGGGAAGTGGAGCTGGAGCTGGCAAGCAGGGGTCCAGATGGCTGGTGGATCTGGCCAATTTGACTCCAACGTTGCTGCTGGGATGAAAAATTACGGCGGCAACTGTGGGAGAGATTCTTCGTTTTGTGGCTGTACTTTGCTCGGGCCGTCGGCGAGCGGAATACCTACCATTCATG GTTGTTCTGCCTGGAGGTGTTGTGTGGTGTCGCAGCTGGGGAAGGGAGGGTCCTGCACCGAGGAGGATGTCACTGGCCGGCTGCTTGCTTTGGTGTGTGCCTGGGGACCTTGGCATGGCCAGGAGGCGCTGctacggtggtggcggcggctgcCCGTGTGTCATACATACTGTTTGGGAG GATAA
- the LOC139837494 gene encoding putative E3 ubiquitin-protein ligase SINA-like 6, which yields MQAGASEERNRGSRSAMEKGRDQSAKKPRLDLKALPSVPVKQEIVVRQAAGPIVAVEHVAVMKIDLQIDVPVLHCPICFGKLKPPVFQCMRGHAACHGCLAGGCGVCDGAAFDVPNTAMDGVVSSVRAICDYDGCGRFITYHEADDHKDACPHAPCSCTEPGCTFKAPPRALVEHLVAAHAMREHKLCYGKTSEIEVPVPEPARSLLTGAEEDDDVFLLTVGALGEVTFVSAVCIRAAACPWPRYTVRLWVNGPLPAEANRRTDTVLADIEATSSTKPGAVVLGDLTSYLTVPPRYLVGAGPAKVLSLNVRVGKTTF from the exons ATGCAGGCCGGCGCGTCGGAGGAGAGGAACAGGGGCTCGAGGTCGGCGATGGAGAAAGGCAGGGACCAGAGCGCCAAGAAGCCGAGGCTGGACTTGAAGGCGCTTCCTAGTGTCCCTGTGAAGCAGGAGATCGTCGTGCGCCAAGCGGCCGGCCCTATCGTGGCTGTGGAACACGTCGCGGTGATGAAGATCGATCTACAGATAGACGTCCCTGTGCTTCACTGTCCAATCTGCTTCGGCAAGCTCAAGCCGCCGGTGTTCCAG TGCATGCGCGGGCACGCGGCCTGCCACGGCTGCCTCGCGGGGGGTTGCGGGGTGTGCGACGGCGCCGCCTTCGACGTCCCCAACACGGCCATGGACGGCGTGGTCTCGTCGGTGAGGGCCATCTGCGACTACGACGGCTGTGGGCGCTTCATCACCTACCACGAGGCGGACGACCACAAGGACGCGTGCCCGCACGCCCCCTGCTCGTGCACGGAGCCTGGCTGCACCTTCAAGGCCCCGCCGCGGGCGCTCGTCGAGCACCTCGTCGCCGCCCACGCCATGCGGGAGCATAAGCTTTGCTACGGCAAGACCAGCGAGATCGAGGTGCCAGTGCCGGAGCCCGCACGCAGTCTGCTAACTGGCgccgaggaagacgacgacgtgtTTCTCCTGACCGTGGGTGCGCTTGGCGAGGTCACCTTCGTGTCGGCGGTCTGCATCCGTGCGGCGGCGTGCCCTTGGCCTCGTTACACCGTCAGGTTGTGGGTGAACGGGCCGTTGCCGGCGGAGGCGAACCGCAGGACGGACACCGTGCTGGCAGACATCGAGGCGACGAGCAGCACCAAGCCGGGAGCCGTAGTCTTGGGAGATCTGACATCCTACTTGACggtgccgccgcggtacctcGTCGGGGCTGGGCCGGCCAAGGTGCTGTCTCTCAACGTTCGCGTCGGGAAGACCACTTTCTGA
- the LOC139837495 gene encoding uncharacterized protein encodes MTRPLFRRIMDGVKIYDDYLCAKVDAIGKVGLSSYQKCTAAIRMLAYGVAGDFVDEYTRMSESTGLESMYRFCRAVIGSFGEQYLRQPNAEDTARLLSINASRGFPGMLGSIDCMHWEWKNCPFGWQGAYSGHSEGCTVILEAVASHDTWIWHSFFGMAGSHNDINVLQRSPVFDRLAYGQSPDMDFEINGHHYTKGYYLADGIYPPWATLVKTIRNPNSEQEARFAKEQEAARKDVERAFGILQARWAIVRHPARAWDVQTL; translated from the coding sequence ATGACCAGGCCGCTGTtccgccggataatggatggcgtcaagatctacgacgactacttgtgtgcgaaagtggatgcaattggcaaggtaggcctctcttcgtaccagaaatgcacggcagcgattaggatgctcgcatatggcgttgccggtgatttcgtagatgagtacacgcgcatgagtgagtcAACCGGCTTGGAATCGATGTACAGGTTCTGCAGAGCAGTGATCGGTTCGTTCGGAGAACAGTACCTCCGTCAACCTAATGCAGAGGACACAGCTCGTCTGTTGTCGATCAACGCTTCCAGGGGttttcctgggatgcttggcagcatagactgcatgcactgggagtggaagaactgcccctttggttggcagggggcatacagcggccattctgaggggtgcacagtcattcttgaagctgttgcttcccatgacacatggatttggcactcattcttcggaatggctggctcgcacaatgacatcaatgtgctgcagcgctctccggtgtttgataggctagcgtacggtcagtcccctgatatggattttgagatcaatggccaccactacaccaaggggtactaccttgctgatggtatctatccaccttgggctacactcgtgaagacaatccgaaaccccaactcagagcaggaggcaaggtttgccaaagagcaggaggcagcccggaaagatgtcgagcgggcgtttggcatcctccaagctcgttgggctatcgtcagacaccctgccagagcctgggatgtgcaaactctgtga